A window of the Equus przewalskii isolate Varuska chromosome 10, EquPr2, whole genome shotgun sequence genome harbors these coding sequences:
- the KRT32 gene encoding keratin, type I cuticular Ha2 isoform X1, whose amino-acid sequence MTSTCSPASTKSCPRPSSVCSSSKSCRPELCLGYVCQPVTCVPSVCMPTTYRPASCLSKTYLSSSCQPSSCRPTSGISSSLGTCSWYCEGTFNGNEKETMQFLNDRLANYLEKVRQLERENAELESKIQEACQSQVVTMCPDYQSYFRTIEELQQKVLCTKAENARMVVHIDNAKLAADDFRTKYETELTMRQLVEADTNGLRRILDELTLCKADLEMQVESLKEELLCLKKNHEEEVSALRCQLGDRLNIEVDAAPPVDLNRMLEEMRCQYETVVETNRRDVEEWFNTQMEELNQQVATSSEQLQSYQSDIIDLRRTVNTLEIELQAQHSLRDSLENTLAETEARYGSQLAQMQSLISNVEAQLANIRCDLERQNQEYQVLLDIRARLECEINTYRGLLESEDCKLPCNPCSTPSCPPCAPSPSVPRSVVPCTVVGVPCITCPPGRY is encoded by the exons ATGACATCCACCTGCTCACCGGCCTCCACCAAGAGCTGCCCCCGGCCCTCCTCTGTGTGCTCCAGCAGCAAGAGCTGCCGGCCTGAGCTGTGCCTGGGTTATGTCTGCCAGCCCGTGACATGCGTGCCTTCCGTCTGCATGCCCACCACCTACCGGCCGGCCAGCTGCCTTTCCAAGACGTacctctccagctcctgccagccCAGCAGCTGCCGGCCAACCAGTGGCATCTCCagctccctgggtacctgcagctGGTACTGTGAAGGGACCTTCAATGGCAACGAGAAGGAGACCATGCAGTTCCTGAACGATCGCCTGGCCAACTACCTGGAGAAGGTGCGCCAGCTGGAGCGGGAGAACGCGGAGCTGGAGAGCAAGATCCAAGAGGCCTGCCAATCTCAGGTGGTCACCATGTGTCCTGACTACCAGTCTTACTTCCGGACCATCGAGGAGCTCCAGCAGAAG GTTCTGTGCACCAAGGCAGAGAATGCCAGGATGGTTGTGCACATTGATAATGCCAAGCTGGCTGCTGATGACTTCAGGACCAA GTACGAGACGGAGCTGACCATGCGGCAGCTGGTGGAAGCCGACACTAACGGCCTGCGCAGGATCCTGGATGAGCTGACCCTGTGCAAAGCTGACCTGGAGATGCAGGTGGAGTCCCTGAAGGAGGAGCTGCTCTGCCTCAAGAAGAACCACGAGGAG GAAGTCAGCGCCCTTCGATGCCAGCTTGGGGACCGCCTTAACATTGAGGTGGATGCCGCGCCCCCTGTGGACCTGAACAGGATGCTGGAAGAGATGCGGTGTCAGTATGAGACGGTGGTGGAGACCAACCGCAGGGATGTGGAGGAATGGTTCAACACGCAG ATGGAGGAGCTTAACCAGCAGGTGGCCACGAGCTCTGAGCAGCTTCAGAGCTACCAGTCGGATATCATTGATCTGAGACGAACGGTCAACACGTTGGAGATTGAGCTGCAGGCCCAGCACAGCCTG AGGGACTCTCTGGAAAATACCCTGGCGGAGACCGAGGCCCGCTATGGCTCCCAGCTGGCCCAGATGCAGAGTCTGATCAGCAACGTGGAGGCCCAGCTGGCCAACATCCGCTGCGATCTGGAGCGGCAGAACCAGGAGTATCAGGTGCTGCTGGACATCCGGGCCCGGCTGGAGTGCGAGATCAACACGTACCGGGGCCTGCTGGAGAGCGAGGACTGCAA GTTGCCCTGTAACCCGTGCTCCACGCCGTCCTGTCCCCCTTGTGCGCCCTCCCCCAGTGTGCCCCGCAGCGTGGTGCCATGCACTGTCGTCGGTGTACCTTGTATTACCTGCCCTCCCGGCCGCTACTGA
- the KRT32 gene encoding keratin, type I cuticular Ha2 isoform X2 gives MTSTCSPASTKSCPRPSSVCSSSKSCRPELCLGYVCQPVTCVPSVCMPTTYRPASCLSKTYLSSSCQPSSCRPTSGISSSLGTCSWYCEGTFNGNEKETMQFLNDRLANYLEKVRQLERENAELESKIQEACQSQVVTMCPDYQSYFRTIEELQQKVLCTKAENARMVVHIDNAKLAADDFRTKYETELTMRQLVEADTNGLRRILDELTLCKADLEMQVESLKEELLCLKKNHEEEVSALRCQLGDRLNIEVDAAPPVDLNRMLEEMRCQYETVVETNRRDVEEWFNTQMEELNQQVATSSEQLQSYQSDIIDLRRTVNTLEIELQAQHSLRDSLENTLAETEARYGSQLAQMQSLISNVEAQLANIRCDLERQNQEYQVLLDIRARLECEINTYRGLLESEDCNENSKLLFRKMAQMAAGRTE, from the exons ATGACATCCACCTGCTCACCGGCCTCCACCAAGAGCTGCCCCCGGCCCTCCTCTGTGTGCTCCAGCAGCAAGAGCTGCCGGCCTGAGCTGTGCCTGGGTTATGTCTGCCAGCCCGTGACATGCGTGCCTTCCGTCTGCATGCCCACCACCTACCGGCCGGCCAGCTGCCTTTCCAAGACGTacctctccagctcctgccagccCAGCAGCTGCCGGCCAACCAGTGGCATCTCCagctccctgggtacctgcagctGGTACTGTGAAGGGACCTTCAATGGCAACGAGAAGGAGACCATGCAGTTCCTGAACGATCGCCTGGCCAACTACCTGGAGAAGGTGCGCCAGCTGGAGCGGGAGAACGCGGAGCTGGAGAGCAAGATCCAAGAGGCCTGCCAATCTCAGGTGGTCACCATGTGTCCTGACTACCAGTCTTACTTCCGGACCATCGAGGAGCTCCAGCAGAAG GTTCTGTGCACCAAGGCAGAGAATGCCAGGATGGTTGTGCACATTGATAATGCCAAGCTGGCTGCTGATGACTTCAGGACCAA GTACGAGACGGAGCTGACCATGCGGCAGCTGGTGGAAGCCGACACTAACGGCCTGCGCAGGATCCTGGATGAGCTGACCCTGTGCAAAGCTGACCTGGAGATGCAGGTGGAGTCCCTGAAGGAGGAGCTGCTCTGCCTCAAGAAGAACCACGAGGAG GAAGTCAGCGCCCTTCGATGCCAGCTTGGGGACCGCCTTAACATTGAGGTGGATGCCGCGCCCCCTGTGGACCTGAACAGGATGCTGGAAGAGATGCGGTGTCAGTATGAGACGGTGGTGGAGACCAACCGCAGGGATGTGGAGGAATGGTTCAACACGCAG ATGGAGGAGCTTAACCAGCAGGTGGCCACGAGCTCTGAGCAGCTTCAGAGCTACCAGTCGGATATCATTGATCTGAGACGAACGGTCAACACGTTGGAGATTGAGCTGCAGGCCCAGCACAGCCTG AGGGACTCTCTGGAAAATACCCTGGCGGAGACCGAGGCCCGCTATGGCTCCCAGCTGGCCCAGATGCAGAGTCTGATCAGCAACGTGGAGGCCCAGCTGGCCAACATCCGCTGCGATCTGGAGCGGCAGAACCAGGAGTATCAGGTGCTGCTGGACATCCGGGCCCGGCTGGAGTGCGAGATCAACACGTACCGGGGCCTGCTGGAGAGCGAGGACTGCAA TGAGAACTCAAAGCTGCTCTtcaggaagatggcacagatggcAGCAGGAAGGACTGAGTAG
- the KRT35 gene encoding keratin, type I cuticular Ha5: MTSKCLKASFSSGSLKVPGGAGGGSARMSTMYSSSSCRLPSLSRGARSFSACSVGLGKSSCRAASCLPALCLPSGGFATSLSMGGGWFGEGILTGNEKETMQSLNDRLASYLEKVRQLEQENASLESRIREWCEQQVPFLCPDYQSYFRTIEELQKKTLCTKAENAKLVVQIDNAKLAADDFRTKYETEVSMRQLVESDMNGLRRILDELTLCKADLEAQVESLQEELLCLKKNHEEEVNSLRCQLGDRLNVEVDAAPPVDLNRVLDEMRCQYETLVENNRRDAEDWFDTQTEELNRQVVSSSEQLQSCQAEIIELRRTVNALEIELQAQHSTRDALESTLAETEARYSSQLAQMQGLVSNVEEQLAEIRADLERQNQEYQVLLDVKARLEGEINTYRGLLESEDCKLPCNPCTPDHSPSKSCLPCLPAASCGPGAARPTCSPRPICVPCPGGRF, translated from the exons ATGACTTCCAAATGCCTCAAGGCCAGCTTCTCTTCGGGGTCTCTCAAGGTCCCAGGAGGGGCCGGTGGGGGCTCCGCTCGCATGTCCACCATGTACTCCAGCAGCTCTTGCAGGCTCCCGAGCCTCTCCCGGGGGGCCCGGAGCTTCTCTGCCTGCTCAGTTGGGCTGGGCAAGAGCAGCTGCAGGGCCGCTAGCTGcctccctgctctctgcctcccctccgGAGGCTTTGCCACCAGCCTCAGCATGGGCGGGGGCTGGTTTGGGGAGGGCATCCTCACCGGCAACGAGAAGGAGACCATGCAGTCCCTGAACGACCGCCTGGCCAGCTACCTGGAGAAGGTGCGCCAGCTGGAGCAGGAGAACGCCAGCCTGGAGAGCCGCATCCGCGAGTGGTGTGAGCAGCAGGTGCCTTTCCTGTGCCCTGACTACCAGTCCTACTTCCGGACCATCGAGGAGCTCCAGAAGAAG ACCCTGTGCACCAAGGCAGAGAACGCCAAGCTGGTGGTGCAGATCGACAATGCCAAGCTGGCTGCAGATGACTTCAGGACCAA GTATGAGACGGAGGTGTCCATGAGGCAGCTGGTGGAGTCAGACATGAACGGCCTGCGTAGGATCCTGGATGAGCTGACCCTGTGCAAGGCTGACCTGGAGGCCCAGGTAGAGTCCCTGCAGGAGGAGCTGCTCTGTCTCAAGAAGAACCACGAGGAG GAAGTGAACTCACTGCGCTGCCAGCTGGGTGACCGGCTCAACGTCGAGGTGGATGCTGCTCCACCTGTTGACCTGAACCGTGTTCTGGATGAGATGAGGTGTCAGTATGAGACCCTGGTGGAGAATAACCGCCGGGATGCTGAAGATTGGTTCGACACCCAG ACGGAGGAGCTGAACAGGCAGGTGGTGTCCAGCTCGGAGCAGCTGCAGTCCTGCCAGGCAGAGATCATCGAGCTGAGACGCACGGTCAACGCCCTGGAGATCGAGCTGCAGGCCCAGCACAGCACG AGAGATGCTTTGGAATCCACCCTGGCGGAGACGGAGGCGCGCTACAGCTCCCAGCTGGCCCAGATGCAGGGCCTGGTCAGCAACGTGGAGGAGCAGCTGGCCGAGATCCGGGCGGACCTGGAGCGGCAGAACCAGGAGTACCAGGTGCTGCTGGACGTCAAGGCCCGGCTGGAGGGCGAGATCAACACGTACCGGGGCCTGCTGGAGAGCGAGGACTGCAA gCTTCCCTGTAACCCGTGCACCCCTGACCACTCGCCCTCCAAGTCCTGCCTCCCCTGTCTTCCTGCGGCCTCCTGTGGGCCTGGAGCAGCCCGCCCAACCTGCAGCCCCCGGCCCATCTGTGTGCCCTGCCCGGGGGGCCGGTTCTAA